One part of the Phacochoerus africanus isolate WHEZ1 chromosome 7, ROS_Pafr_v1, whole genome shotgun sequence genome encodes these proteins:
- the KCNA6 gene encoding potassium voltage-gated channel subfamily A member 6, whose translation MRSEKSLTLAAPGEVRGPEGEQQDAGDFPEAAAGGGGGGGGCCSSERLVINISGLRFETQLRTLSLFPDTLLGDPGRRVRFFDPLRNEYFFDRNRPSFDAILYYYQSGGRLRRPVNVPLDIFLEEIRFYQLGDEALAAFREDEGCLPEGGVDEKPLPSQPFQRQVWLLFEYPESSGPARGIAIVSVLVILISIVIFCLETLPQFRADGRGGSNGGGVGRGSPVSRGSQEEEEEEDDSYTFHPGITPGGMVAGGSSPLSTFGGSFFTDPFFLVETLCIVWFTFELLVRFSACPSKPAFFRNIMNIIDLVAIFPYFITLGTELVQQQEQQSASGGGGQNGQQAMSLAILRVIRLVRVFRIFKLSRHSKGLQILGKTLQASMRELGLLIFFLFIGVILFSSAVYFAEADDVDSLFPSIPDAFWWAVVTMTTVGYGDMYPMTVGGKIVGSLCAIAGVLTIALPVPVIVSNFNYFYHRETEQEEQGQYTHVTCGQPTPDLKAADNGLGKPEFPEATRERRPSYLPTPHRGYAEKRMLTEV comes from the coding sequence ATGCGGTCGGAGAAATCCCTTACGCTGGCGGCGCCGGGGGAGGTCCGTGGGCCGGAGGGGGAGCAACAGGATGCGGGAGACTTCCCGGAGGCCGCcgccggcggcggcggtggcggcggcggctgctgtAGCAGCGAGAGGCTGGTGATCAACATCTCCGGGCTGCGCTTCGAGACGCAGCTGCGCACCCTTTCGCTGTTCCCGGACACGCTCCTGGGGGACCCCGGCCGCCGCGTCCGCTTCTTCGACCCGCTGAGAAACGAGTACTTCTTCGACCGCAACCGGCCCAGCTTCGACGCCATCCTCTACTACTACCAGTCCGGGGGCCGGCTGCGGAGGCCGGTCAACGTGCCGCTGGACATCTTTCTGGAGGAGATCCGCTTCTACCAGCTGGGGGACGAGGCCCTGGCGGCCTTCCGCGAGGACGAGGGCTGCCTGCCCGAAGGCGGCGTCGACGAGAAGCCGctgccctcccagcccttccAGCGCCAGGTGTGGCTGCTCTTCGAGTACCCCGAGAGCTCGGGGCCCGCCCGGGGCATCGCCATCGTCTCGGTCCTGGTCATCCTCATCTCCATCGTCATCTTTTGCCTGGAGACGCTGCCCCAGTTCCGTGCAGATGGTCGAGGTGGAAGCAATGGAGGTGGTGTGGGTAGAGGCTCCCCCGTGTCCAGGGGCagtcaggaggaagaggaggaggaagacgatTCCTACACATTCCACCCAGGCATCACCCCCGGCGGCATGGTGGCAGGGGGCTCATCCCCGCTAAGCACTTTCGGGGGTTCCTTCTTCACGGACCCCTTCTTTCTGGTGGAGACGCTGTGCATTGTCTGGTTCACTTTCGAGCTGCTGGTGCGCTTCTCCGCCTGCCCCAGCAAGCCAGCCTTCTTCCGCAACATCATGAACATCATCGACTTGGTGGCCATCTTCCCCTACTTCATCACCCTGGGCACCGAGCTGgtgcagcagcaggagcagcagtcAGCCAGTGGAGGGGGGGGCCAGAACGGGCAGCAGGCCATGTCGCTGGCCATCCTCCGAGTGATCCGCCTGGTCCGCGTGTTCCGCATCTTCAAGCTCTCCCGCCACTCCAAGGGGCTGCAGATCCTGGGCAAGACCCTGCAGGCCTCCATGCGGGAGCTGGGCCtgctcatcttcttcctcttcatcgGCGTCATCCTCTTCTCCAGCGCCGTCTACTTCGCCGAGGCGGACGATGTCGATTCGCTCTTTCCCAGCATCCCGGATGCCTTCTGGTGGGCCGTGGTTACCATGACCACCGTGGGCTATGGGGACATGTACCCCATGACAGTGGGGGGCAAGATCGTGGGCTCGCTGTGTGCCATCGCCGGGGTCCTCACCATCGCCCTGCCTGTGCCCGTCATTGTCTCCAACTTCAACTACTTCTACCACCGGGAGACGGAGCAAGAGGAGCAGGGCCAGTATACCCACGTCACTTGTGGGCAGCCCACCCCGGACCTGAAGGCAGCTGACAATGGACTTGGCAAACCTGAATTCCCTGAGGCCACCCGGGAGCGGAGACCCAGCTACCTTCCCACTCCGCATCGGGGGTACGCGGAGAAGAGGATGCTCACCGAGGTTTGA